Proteins from one Dysgonomonas sp. HDW5A genomic window:
- the corA gene encoding magnesium/cobalt transporter CorA: MAKRNSTRTHSRKHIKNAHLLENLTYLGDIQIPTSIELVQYNTKQVSTKSIPPSDKIKDLIKDDCINWFKIVGIADAEIIYNICKSFGIPRFDVKDLLSWRNVTKVITYEHNTFILMSGCFIDGSQELDLDHIAFILGDNYVISLQENASPIFTDVQEAIKNSKVQIREKGADYLLYILLNCVQSLYNDTVLKLATKIDDLEDKLIDNDTKGIDIMKFIRTRKKDYSLLKRAVTSMREEYSNILHNDNQLIKSENKIYFNDYDDRLRTASDDLDIFHESITSLGNLYFNNNNLKMNNVITKLTVVSTIFIPLTFMVGVWGMNFEYMPELKWKYGYIVAWGIMTLIVILALLFLKKKKWL; encoded by the coding sequence ATGGCAAAACGGAACTCTACCAGAACTCATAGCCGGAAACATATAAAGAATGCCCACCTGCTTGAAAATCTTACTTATTTGGGAGATATACAGATTCCGACATCTATAGAGTTGGTGCAATATAACACAAAACAAGTTTCTACAAAATCCATTCCTCCTTCTGATAAAATAAAAGATTTGATAAAGGACGACTGCATAAACTGGTTTAAAATAGTGGGGATAGCCGACGCCGAAATTATATATAATATCTGTAAGTCATTCGGCATACCACGATTTGACGTAAAAGATTTACTGTCGTGGCGTAACGTAACCAAAGTTATTACATACGAACATAATACTTTTATATTAATGTCGGGGTGTTTTATTGATGGATCTCAGGAGTTGGATCTGGATCATATTGCTTTTATATTAGGAGATAATTATGTTATAAGCCTTCAGGAAAATGCCAGTCCTATATTTACAGATGTACAGGAGGCTATTAAAAATTCGAAAGTACAAATACGTGAAAAAGGAGCGGATTATTTATTATATATATTACTCAATTGTGTACAATCTCTATACAATGATACCGTTTTAAAATTAGCTACAAAAATAGATGACTTGGAGGATAAACTCATTGATAATGACACTAAGGGTATTGATATAATGAAATTTATACGCACCCGAAAAAAAGATTATTCGCTATTGAAGCGTGCCGTTACATCTATGCGTGAAGAGTATTCGAATATATTACATAATGACAACCAACTAATAAAGTCAGAGAATAAAATATATTTTAATGATTACGACGACCGATTAAGAACGGCTTCTGATGACCTTGATATATTCCATGAATCCATCACATCATTAGGCAATTTATACTTCAACAACAATAACCTAAAGATGAATAATGTTATCACGAAGCTCACCGTCGTATCTACAATCTTTATACCTTTGACTTTTATGGTGGGGGTATGGGGGATGAATTTTGAATATATGCCCGAGTTGAAATGGAAATACGGTTATATTGTTGCGTGGGGAATTATGACGCTAATTGTTATATTAGCCCTTCTCTTTTTGAAGAAGAAAAAGTGGCTATAG
- a CDS encoding sulfatase-like hydrolase/transferase, with amino-acid sequence MNNSFVNALYGKKLQIFFLFYMIMFLPLLSPLAQNLSYKHVSVIIIINLILFISIGILLLFCKSRTQKLVFSGLFIISYLPNTIYTSYLLFAHVLLQKDSVISLFETNPEESKEFLVHYFNPWIIVGCVVYILLCFLIIWKMRVGKPLKVKEHKIAFFSALVSLILVVSLPHLSRSVYFVNFYKLFVNYKIRLNKEECAILERQSQPYEVTDIHQDTVPKTIVVVIGESLTRQHMSLYGYPRNTNPKLAGLGDSLLVYADVISPQVHTIPVLRSVLTLADKDNPDHITEKPSIFELFNRAGYETYFISNQPFGGNFKTSYDVLLNLSKNISNLAPEKQSDEIIFPAFKGILAEDKKKNKLILIHLIGNHMAYEFRYTPSYNVFNNEKDHLIQETKFRDKKAIRTIDKYDNSVLYNDFIISQLISILHKQSDKNAALVYFSDHGEEVYETREFAGHAYEKVSTSMCEVPFLVWMSPEFRMQRQDLVLDTTRSYSTSDFLFSLSDLAGLHYSDYDDKRSIFSMQFEPKERYVGELTYDEVKGRSNKK; translated from the coding sequence ATGAATAATTCTTTTGTAAATGCATTGTATGGTAAGAAGTTACAGATCTTCTTCCTCTTTTATATGATTATGTTTCTTCCACTTTTGAGTCCTTTGGCTCAAAATCTTTCTTATAAACATGTTTCGGTTATAATAATAATTAACTTAATACTTTTTATTTCCATAGGTATTTTATTGTTATTCTGTAAATCGAGGACTCAAAAATTAGTCTTTTCCGGTTTATTCATAATCTCTTATCTCCCTAATACAATATACACCAGTTATTTGTTGTTTGCTCATGTTTTACTCCAGAAAGACAGTGTTATAAGCTTATTCGAAACCAATCCTGAGGAAAGCAAAGAGTTTTTAGTGCATTATTTTAATCCTTGGATTATAGTTGGATGTGTAGTCTATATACTCTTGTGTTTCCTGATTATATGGAAGATGAGAGTCGGCAAGCCTTTAAAAGTAAAGGAACATAAGATAGCTTTCTTCTCGGCTTTAGTTTCTTTAATATTGGTTGTATCGCTTCCTCACTTGTCAAGGTCTGTGTATTTTGTTAACTTTTATAAGTTATTTGTCAATTATAAAATTAGGCTGAATAAAGAGGAGTGTGCTATTCTGGAACGACAATCACAACCTTATGAAGTGACTGACATTCATCAGGATACAGTACCCAAAACCATAGTGGTGGTGATTGGCGAATCTTTAACACGGCAGCACATGTCTTTGTATGGTTATCCAAGAAACACGAATCCTAAATTAGCAGGATTAGGGGATAGTTTATTGGTATATGCCGATGTAATCTCACCTCAAGTGCATACCATTCCCGTATTACGTTCGGTATTGACATTGGCTGACAAGGATAATCCCGACCACATTACAGAAAAACCTTCTATATTCGAGCTGTTCAATAGAGCCGGCTATGAGACTTATTTTATAAGTAATCAGCCTTTTGGCGGAAACTTTAAGACCAGTTATGATGTATTGCTGAATTTATCGAAAAACATCTCAAACCTGGCTCCCGAAAAACAATCGGATGAAATAATTTTTCCAGCATTTAAAGGTATCTTGGCAGAAGATAAGAAAAAAAATAAGCTAATACTGATACATCTTATTGGTAATCACATGGCGTATGAGTTTAGATATACTCCCTCTTATAATGTATTTAATAACGAGAAGGATCATTTAATTCAAGAGACCAAGTTTCGTGATAAAAAAGCAATACGTACTATAGATAAATATGATAACTCTGTTTTATACAATGATTTTATAATTTCTCAGTTAATATCCATCCTGCATAAACAATCGGACAAAAATGCAGCTTTGGTGTATTTCTCTGATCATGGGGAAGAAGTATATGAGACAAGAGAGTTTGCCGGGCATGCTTACGAAAAGGTATCGACCTCAATGTGTGAAGTTCCTTTTCTGGTATGGATGTCTCCTGAATTTAGAATGCAACGTCAAGATCTGGTTCTTGATACGACACGCAGTTATTCGACCTCCGATTTTTTATTTAGTTTATCTGATTTGGCCGGATTACACTATTCGGATTATGATGATAAGAGAAGTATTTTCTCTATGCAATTTGAGCCCAAAGAACGTTACGTAGGTGAATTGACCTATGATGAGGTGAAGGGGAGAAGTAATAAAAAGTAG